One Sediminicola sp. YIK13 DNA segment encodes these proteins:
- a CDS encoding NAD-dependent epimerase: MKILVTGAAGFIGFHVALNLVQKGHEVLGLDNINGYYDTKLKFARLNLLGISQIDATPFNIVCSSQLHGGNFRFVRMDIENREKLPKLFRKEKFDIVCNLAAQAGVRYSLENPEVYVDSNVVGFLNILECCRHFKIKHLVYASSSSVYGLNKNIPFKIEDSVDKPISLYAATKKSNELMAHSYSNLFGIPTTGLRFFTVYGPWGRPDMALFLFTDAIAKNKPIKVFNNGQMARDFTYIEDIVEGVIRVIEGDLNERITTENLYKLYNIGNNKAVKLLDFIKEIESNLKKTAIKEMLPMQSGDVENTWANIDDLIKDYNYYPKTSVKIGVKNFVLWFKEYYKL; the protein is encoded by the coding sequence GTGAAAATATTAGTTACCGGAGCTGCAGGATTTATTGGTTTTCATGTTGCATTAAACTTAGTGCAAAAAGGACATGAGGTGTTAGGCCTAGACAATATAAATGGGTATTACGACACCAAATTAAAATTTGCTAGATTAAATCTTCTAGGTATTTCTCAAATTGATGCAACGCCATTTAACATTGTTTGTTCAAGTCAATTGCATGGAGGTAATTTTCGTTTTGTTAGAATGGATATTGAAAATCGGGAAAAACTACCAAAATTATTTAGAAAAGAAAAATTTGATATTGTCTGTAATCTAGCTGCGCAGGCAGGGGTGCGTTATAGCTTAGAAAACCCTGAAGTATATGTAGATAGTAATGTGGTTGGTTTTCTAAACATTTTAGAATGTTGCAGACACTTTAAAATTAAACACTTAGTTTATGCCAGTAGTTCGAGTGTTTATGGACTAAATAAAAACATCCCCTTTAAAATAGAGGATTCTGTTGACAAACCTATAAGCCTTTACGCAGCTACCAAAAAGAGCAATGAACTAATGGCACATTCCTACAGTAATCTATTTGGAATACCAACAACAGGGCTTCGATTCTTTACTGTATATGGGCCATGGGGAAGACCTGACATGGCTCTTTTTTTGTTTACAGATGCTATTGCTAAAAACAAGCCAATAAAGGTGTTTAACAATGGACAAATGGCAAGGGATTTTACTTATATAGAGGATATAGTTGAAGGAGTTATCCGGGTTATTGAAGGTGATTTAAATGAAAGAATTACCACAGAAAATTTATATAAATTATACAATATCGGAAATAATAAAGCTGTTAAATTGTTAGATTTCATAAAAGAAATAGAATCTAATCTTAAAAAAACAGCCATAAAAGAGATGCTCCCCATGCAATCCGGAGATGTAGAGAATACATGGGCAAACATTGATGATTTAATTAAAGATTATAATTATTACCCTAAAACATCTGTGAAAATTGGGGTTAAAAATTTTGTATTATGGTTCAAAGAGTATTACAAATTATAA
- a CDS encoding nucleotide sugar dehydrogenase, giving the protein MKKTTKICCIGAGYVGGPTMSVIANQCPEIQVTVVDINQDRINQWNDEDLDKLPVYEPGLKEIIASTRNKNLFFSTEVDKAIEEADIIFISVNTPTKTYGKGKGQAADLKYIELCARNIAKVAKTDKIVVEKSTLPVRTAGAIKSILENTGNGVNFEILSNPEFLAEGTAVDDLLNADRVLIGGDDTPSGQKAKNTLSAIYEHWLPKDRILQTNVWSSELSKLVANAFLAQRVSSINSISALCERTDANVAEVSRAIGYDSRIGSKFLNSSVGFGGSCFQKDILNLVYIARSFGLQEVADYWEQVIIMNDYQKRRFAENIISTLYNTVSGKKIVFYGWAFKKDTNDTRESAAIYVADALLEERAEIIVYDPKVSEKTIYADLDYLNTRSPEENRRLLKVVKDPIKATEEAHAIAILTEWDEFKTYDWDKIYNNMLKPAFVFDGRRLLDSETMTAKGFEYYKIGES; this is encoded by the coding sequence ATGAAAAAGACTACAAAAATATGTTGTATAGGAGCCGGATATGTTGGTGGCCCTACCATGTCCGTGATTGCAAACCAATGTCCAGAAATACAGGTTACCGTGGTAGATATCAATCAGGATAGAATTAACCAATGGAATGATGAAGATTTGGATAAGCTGCCGGTATATGAACCAGGCCTAAAAGAGATCATTGCCTCTACCCGAAATAAGAACCTTTTCTTCTCCACTGAAGTGGATAAGGCCATTGAAGAAGCCGATATTATTTTTATATCAGTAAACACACCTACCAAAACCTACGGGAAAGGAAAAGGACAAGCGGCCGATTTAAAATATATCGAGCTTTGTGCTAGAAATATAGCCAAGGTTGCCAAAACTGATAAGATAGTGGTAGAAAAATCTACCCTTCCGGTAAGAACTGCAGGTGCTATTAAGAGTATTTTGGAAAATACCGGAAATGGTGTGAATTTTGAAATCCTTTCCAATCCTGAGTTTCTAGCCGAAGGTACTGCTGTAGACGATTTATTAAATGCAGATAGGGTATTGATAGGTGGAGATGACACCCCCTCTGGCCAAAAAGCCAAAAACACCTTAAGTGCTATTTACGAACACTGGCTCCCAAAGGATCGTATACTTCAGACCAATGTATGGTCTTCAGAGCTTTCCAAACTAGTTGCAAATGCATTTTTGGCGCAAAGGGTATCTTCCATCAATTCTATTTCAGCATTATGTGAACGAACCGATGCCAATGTAGCAGAGGTTTCAAGGGCCATAGGTTATGATAGCAGAATTGGGTCTAAATTCCTTAATTCTTCTGTAGGCTTTGGGGGTTCTTGTTTCCAAAAGGATATTTTGAACCTTGTATATATTGCCAGAAGTTTTGGCCTCCAAGAGGTTGCAGATTATTGGGAACAGGTCATAATTATGAACGATTATCAAAAAAGACGCTTTGCCGAAAATATCATATCTACCCTGTACAATACAGTTTCCGGTAAAAAAATAGTGTTCTATGGTTGGGCATTTAAAAAGGATACCAACGATACCAGAGAATCAGCAGCTATATATGTAGCAGATGCCTTATTGGAAGAAAGAGCAGAGATTATTGTATATGATCCAAAGGTTTCAGAAAAAACTATTTACGCGGATTTGGATTACCTTAACACCAGATCTCCTGAAGAGAACAGAAGGCTATTAAAGGTAGTAAAGGATCCTATCAAGGCTACTGAAGAAGCCCATGCCATCGCTATATTAACTGAATGGGATGAATTTAAAACGTACGACTGGGACAAGATTTATAACAATATGTTGAAACCTGCTTTTGTTTTTGACGGAAGAAGACTTTTGGACTCAGAAACAATGACAGCCAAAGGTTTTGAATATTACAAAATAGGGGAATCGTGA
- a CDS encoding aminotransferase class I/II-fold pyridoxal phosphate-dependent enzyme, producing the protein MTQTKIWLSSPHMGTNEQRYVQEAFDTNWVAPLGPNVDRFEEAIQNFVGNNIQVAALSSGTAAIHLALEILGVSHGDEVICQSFTFSASANPIKYLGANPVFVDSERDTWNMSPILLEEAIKSRLKNGVKPKAIVAVHLYGMPYKVEEIRKVADSYGIPIVEDSAEALGSMYKGGNCSSFGDIGILSFNGNKIITTSGGGAMTTKSLKIKKKAVFLATQARDDAPHYQHSNVGYNYRMSNILAGIGRGQMEVLPNRVAARRANHEFYKSRLGDMSEIEFLDEPNGFYSNRWLTCILTPSFEIREMIRLALLEEDIESRPLWKPMHLQPVFKNALHFSDGTSEDLFERGLCLPSGSNLETSDLERIVHLIIQKLAK; encoded by the coding sequence ATGACCCAGACAAAAATATGGCTTTCTTCCCCTCACATGGGAACTAATGAACAACGCTATGTACAAGAAGCGTTCGATACCAATTGGGTAGCACCTTTGGGTCCTAATGTGGATCGATTTGAAGAAGCTATTCAAAATTTTGTAGGTAATAATATACAGGTTGCGGCCTTAAGTTCAGGTACTGCTGCCATTCATTTGGCATTGGAAATACTTGGTGTTTCTCATGGAGACGAGGTGATTTGCCAGAGTTTTACTTTTTCAGCATCTGCCAACCCCATAAAATATTTGGGTGCCAATCCTGTTTTTGTGGATAGTGAAAGGGATACCTGGAATATGTCACCGATATTGCTGGAAGAGGCCATAAAGTCTCGATTAAAAAATGGTGTAAAACCAAAGGCTATTGTCGCTGTACATTTATATGGCATGCCTTATAAGGTGGAGGAAATTAGAAAAGTTGCAGACTCCTACGGTATCCCTATTGTAGAGGATAGTGCTGAGGCATTGGGAAGTATGTATAAAGGAGGAAATTGTAGTTCATTTGGGGATATTGGTATACTCTCATTTAATGGCAATAAAATCATCACGACTTCTGGAGGTGGCGCAATGACCACTAAAAGTCTGAAAATCAAGAAAAAAGCAGTATTTTTGGCGACTCAAGCCAGGGATGATGCTCCCCATTATCAGCATTCCAATGTGGGCTATAACTATAGGATGAGTAATATACTTGCCGGAATTGGTCGTGGACAAATGGAAGTGTTGCCTAATAGGGTAGCGGCTAGAAGAGCAAATCATGAATTTTATAAATCCCGTTTGGGAGATATGAGCGAAATTGAATTTTTAGACGAACCGAACGGTTTTTATTCCAATCGTTGGCTGACCTGTATTTTAACACCTTCTTTTGAAATAAGGGAAATGATACGTTTGGCATTGTTGGAAGAGGATATAGAATCTAGGCCATTATGGAAGCCCATGCATTTGCAGCCCGTTTTTAAAAATGCGCTACATTTTAGTGATGGAACTTCTGAAGATTTGTTTGAAAGAGGATTGTGCTTGCCAAGTGGATCCAACTTGGAAACTTCCGATTTAGAGCGTATAGTTCATTTGATAATACAAAAACTAGCCAAATGA